From the genome of Arthrobacter sp. ERGS1:01:
TCCGCCATCGATGCTGATCGATGCCTTTACGGGCCGGCCAGGCAGCTTGCGAATCCCGGCCTCGATGTACGCCAGCCACCCAAGCGACTCCTTGAGATTGACATTGGTATCCGCCATGACCGCTGCATCGAATCCCAGACCGGCCATCACAACGAACAGCTGCTGCGCCTTGTCCTGATCCAGGATCGCCCCGATCACGTCGATGGGATGATCGCTTCCCCTGAGCGCCTCTCGGGCAGCGGCCCCCGGGTTGCTGATATTTAGGCCTAGATTCCTAGCGAGCAGGTTTCCCGTTCCGAGGGGAATGAGGCCCAATGCGGTGCCCGTATTCTGCAAGGCCTGTGCCACGCAACGAACCGTGCCGTCGCCCCCGGCGGCGATCACCAGATCCACCCCTTCGGACAGGGCGTGTCGTGTTTGGGCCACTCCAGGGCTATCGGCAGTGGTTTCCAGGAACAGCGACTCCGCCCATCCCTCCCCGGTACATGCCGTGCTCACTATCTGCCGCACATCGATGGTTTTGCACTTTAGCGGATTGACGATGAGAGCCGCGCGATTGGGCCGGACGGCCCTTGGTTGTGACATCAGTGATTCTCCTGCCGATCGAAGACCTTTAGTGGGGACTCATGCCGAGAGCTGGAAAGACCGGTCCGGGGTGGCATGTTCCTAGCTGTGCCGGAGCAATTTGTTTTTGTCCTCAAGTTCCAAGCCCTTGATCTCGGGAAGCAGGGATTTCACGAACCAGTAGGACAGTGCGGCAAACAGGGCGAATCCGGCGTAAACAAATCCGAGTCCCACTGCCTGGCTCAGGATCGGGAAGAGCAGGGTGACCAGGAAGTTGAAGACCCAGTTGAAGGCGGTGGCTATCCCTAAGGCCAGACCCCGCATCTTGTTTGGGAAGATCTCGCCAAGGACCACCCACATTACCGGGCCCCACGTGGCGGCGAAGAAGATCACGAACAGGTTGGCTCCGACCAGGGCGACAGCCCCCCATGGCGATGGCAGTGTAATGGAGGTTCCGGAACCGGTGGCTTGGGCGAAGGAGACGGCAGCCGCGACGAGGCCCACAAACATGCCGACGGACCCGACCAGGAGCAGCTTCTTGCGTCCGACCTTGTCAACGAACAAGATGGCGACGAACGTTAGCACCACATTGATCGTGGCCGTGATGACGGAAGTGGTGAACGAGTCCTGCTGGCTGAATCCGACAGACTGCCACAACGTGGTGGAGTAGTAGAAGATGGCGTTGATGCCTACAAGCTGTTGGAATGCCGCCATGCTAATTCCAATCCACAGAACGGGCTGGATGCCGAGGGCGGGACCGCGTAAGTCCCGATAGCTGGAATGGCGTTGATTTTCCAGGGTTTCCTTGATCTCCTCCACACGCTGAGGCGGATTCGGCGAACCGGTGGTGTGTTGGATGACCCTCAGCGCATCCTGGTCCCGGCCCTTACGAATGAGGAACTGTGGTGACTCTGGAATGGTCAGGGACAGTGCCCCGTATATAAGCGCGGGGAGGACCCCAACCAAGAGCATCCACCGCCATGCCGGCAATCCCCACCAAAGAACATCACCCGCGCCACCGGCGGACCGTTCAAAAGTTGCGTCGGATAGCAAAGCAATGAAAATGCCAAGGGTGATTGCCAGTTGTTGCAGGGAACTCAGGGCACCGCGCCTGTTGGCCGGCGCAATCTCACCTATGTAGGCCGGGGCGATGACGGAAGCGATTCCGATGGCCAGCCCCCCGATCGTGCGCCACAGCATGAGGTCCCACACCGCGAATGCGTAACCGGATCCGATGGAGCTGATCACGAACAATGAGGCGCTGAGTACCATAACCGGCTTTCGGCCCCATACATCGGCCAGCTGGCCGGCAAACCAGGCCCCGATGGCGCATCCGATCAAGGTGACGGCCACGGTGAATCCAAGGACCGCCGGACTGAGGGCAAAGGTGGCTTGGATGGAATTTACTGCCCCGTTGATGACCGATGTATCGAACCCAAACAGCAACCCACCTAGGGCTGCAGCAACAGTCACCCCCACTACTTTCCCCTGCTTTGAAGACTTTGAGGACGAACTGGCGCTGGGGTGCCCCGGGCGCGCAGATGAAGAAGTAGCCATTTCCCTACCGGCTTTCTAATCCGATCGTTGGCACTTCAGCAAGGCTGGGCCGCCGTGGCATGTGGAGCACGGGAGGTGGCATTCCGTTCCGTGAGGTTGCGAAACTTCGTGGGCGGAGCGGCTTCCGATCCCGGCACTCGTGCCGTCCGGTGGATGCGCCCTTGCTGGCGTGAACATCACCAGACATCTGCTCAACTGGCGTGGACACATCAAACATACTCCGGCACAAAGAAGCCCGCAATGATCGCTTTTCAGCGCAAAGTCCATTGCGTCCAGGGGAAATGGCATGGCAATTTTGGCTGGATTTTCGTTGCGGATCAGTGCAGCAATGATGCGGGATTTTGGTGGTGTTTTGGTCCCTTTGGGTGGTGGGGGCGCTCCGCAAGCTCTTGCGCTATCGCAATCATTGCGCTTACGGTGGAAATATGTCGGCAACAACGCAAAGCCCCCAATCCCCGCACGTGCTGCGTGAATATGCCATGATTGCCGACGGCGAACGGTCGGCATTAATCGGCCCCCGCGGGGATGTCGCCTGGATGTGCGCCCCTCGGTGGGACAGTGCGGCGTCCTTTTCCTCCCTGATTGGTGGCAGCGGCAGTTTCGCGGTGACGCCTGCCTGTGACCGGTACGTCTGGGGCGGCAGTTACCAGGAAGGGACACTGATTTGGAAGAGCCGCTGGGTTACCACCGATGGAATCATTGAATGCCGGGAGGCCCTGGCACAACCAGCCGACCCGCATCGGGCAGTGTTGTTGCGACGCGTGCATGCGGTCTCGGGTCCGGCGGAAATGAATGTGGTCTTTGAAGTTGCGGCCGGGTTTGGCCGGCACGCCATGACACGGCTCAAATGTGCGGACGGGATCTGGACGGCTCGTAGCGGCCCCTTGCACATCCGCCTGAGCGGGGCCCCAGAGGCCACGGTGTGTGAGGGCGTGCTTCACCTTCGTCTCGAGGTGGCCCCCGGCGAGGCTCATGATTTCGTTTTGGAATTGTCCGAGCTGCCGTTCACCTCGGCACCGGTGGATGCCCGCGTCGCTTGGGCTGAAACAGAAGCCAGCTGGCATGATGCCGTCCCAATGCTGTCGGAAACCATAGCGCCCGACGATGCCCGCCAGTCCTATGCCGTGTTGCGTGGCATGACCGCAGCCAGTGGGGCCATGGTCGCGGCAGCCACACTTGGCTTGCCCGAACGTGCCCAGGAGAAACGCAACTACGACTACCGTTACGCGTGGATCCGCGACCAGTGCTACGCGGGCCAGGCGATTGCCGCATGCGGGGACTATTCGCTCCTTGATGACTCCGTCCGTTTCATCACCGCCAGGCTCCTGGAGGATGGGCCCGGCCTGAAACCGGCCTACACAGTCAGCGGGGGGCGGGTTCCGGACGAAACCTCACTCGCTCTGCCCGGCTATCCGGGCGGGTCCGCGAAAGTTGGGAATTGGGTCAATGAACAATTCCAGCTGGATGCCTTCGGCGAATCCCTGTTGCTCCTTGCGGCCGCAGCGGGCTACGACCACTTGGATCTGGAAAACTGGCGGGCCGCCGAGGTGGCGGTGCAAGCCATTTCGGACCGCTGGCAGGAGCCCGACGCCGGAATTTGGGAGCTCAACAATGACCATTGGGCCCACTCACGGTTGACCTGTGCCGCGGGCCTGCGGGCCATGGCTGTCCATGCCCCGCCGGCCCAGGGCGTGCCATGGACATCGTTGGCTGACACGATTGTTGCCGCCACGGCCGCCGATTGCCTGCACCCGAGCGGCCGGTGGCAGCGCAGCCCGAACGACGACCGGGTCGATGCGGCCCTGCTGCTGCCAACGTTGCGGGGCGCCATCCCGGTGGCTGACCCCCGCAGTCTGGCCACGGTGGAGGCCGTCCGGTCCGAGCTGAGCCGCGACGGCTATGTCTACAGGTTCAGACAGGATGCACGTTCCCTCAATCAGGCGGAAGGTGCATTTCTCCTTTGTGGCTTCGACATGGCGATGGCCGCACACCAGCAAGGCCGTGAAGCGGAGGCAATGCGTTGGTTTGAACGCAACCGCGCCGCCTGCGCAACGACCGGCCTGTTCACAGAGGAATACGACGTCGAACAGCGCCAGCTCCGCGGCAATTTCCCACAGGCATTCGTCCATGCCGCCCTGCTCGAGGCCGCAAGCCGGCTTGCCACGCCACCGGTACCGAACCGGATCAACCTTTAGGAGAAACAATGGAAACCATTCACCAGATAGTTGTCGTGACTGGAGCCAGCGGCGGGATCGGCCGGGCCACCGCCATCGCCTTTGGGCGCCGGGGCGCCACGGTGGCCCTGCTGGCCCGGGGCCAGGCCGGGCTCGACGGCGCCGCGGCGGAAGTGGCGGCGGCCGGAGGGACGGCGTTGACGATTTCCGTGGACATGTCGGATTCCGCCGCCGTCGATGCCGCGGCGGACCGGGTGGAGAAAGAACTAGGTCCCATTGACGTGTGGGTCAATGTGGCTTTCACCTCCGTCTTTGCACCCTTCACCCAGATCAAGCCGGATGAATTCGCGCGGGTAACCGCCGTCTCCTACCTCGGCTACGTTTACGGCACCATGGCCGCCTTGCACCGCATGGGCGCCCGCAACCAGGGCACGATCGTCCAGGTTGGATCCGCCTTGGCCTACCGGGGAATACCGTTGCAAAGCGCCTACTGCGGTGCCAAACATGCCATCCAGGGCTTCAATGAATCGTTGCGTTGCGAACTGCTCCACGAGCACAGCGGCATCCGCACCACGATGGTGCAGATGCCCGCAGTTAACACGCCACAATTCTCCTGGGTTCTGTCCCGGCTGCCCAAGAAAGCGCAACCGGTCCCCCCTATTTATCAACCCGAGGTGGCGGCCCGTGCGGTCGTCTTTGCCGCCAACCATCCGCGGCGGCGCGAGTATTGGGTTGGCGGCAGCACAGCTGCCACGTTGTTGGCCAATGCGGTGGCACCCGGGCTCTTGGATGCCTACTTAGGCCGAACGGGGTACGCCTCGCAGCAAACCAGCGAAACGCGACCGTCGGACCAACCGGAAAATCTTTGGGAGCCGGAGGATGCTAATGCCGACTTTGGCACACACGGTGCCTTCGACGCCCGTTCCACTCCGCGAAGCGCCCAACTCTGGGCGTCCCACCATCACGGCGTGCTGGCGGTGGGGGCCGGCGTCGCGGTCCTCGGAATAGCCGCAGCGACGGGGATACTCCTGGGTCGT
Proteins encoded in this window:
- a CDS encoding glycoside hydrolase family 15 protein produces the protein MVFWSLWVVGALRKLLRYRNHCAYGGNMSATTQSPQSPHVLREYAMIADGERSALIGPRGDVAWMCAPRWDSAASFSSLIGGSGSFAVTPACDRYVWGGSYQEGTLIWKSRWVTTDGIIECREALAQPADPHRAVLLRRVHAVSGPAEMNVVFEVAAGFGRHAMTRLKCADGIWTARSGPLHIRLSGAPEATVCEGVLHLRLEVAPGEAHDFVLELSELPFTSAPVDARVAWAETEASWHDAVPMLSETIAPDDARQSYAVLRGMTAASGAMVAAATLGLPERAQEKRNYDYRYAWIRDQCYAGQAIAACGDYSLLDDSVRFITARLLEDGPGLKPAYTVSGGRVPDETSLALPGYPGGSAKVGNWVNEQFQLDAFGESLLLLAAAAGYDHLDLENWRAAEVAVQAISDRWQEPDAGIWELNNDHWAHSRLTCAAGLRAMAVHAPPAQGVPWTSLADTIVAATAADCLHPSGRWQRSPNDDRVDAALLLPTLRGAIPVADPRSLATVEAVRSELSRDGYVYRFRQDARSLNQAEGAFLLCGFDMAMAAHQQGREAEAMRWFERNRAACATTGLFTEEYDVEQRQLRGNFPQAFVHAALLEAASRLATPPVPNRINL
- a CDS encoding diacylglycerol/lipid kinase family protein; its protein translation is MSQPRAVRPNRAALIVNPLKCKTIDVRQIVSTACTGEGWAESLFLETTADSPGVAQTRHALSEGVDLVIAAGGDGTVRCVAQALQNTGTALGLIPLGTGNLLARNLGLNISNPGAAAREALRGSDHPIDVIGAILDQDKAQQLFVVMAGLGFDAAVMADTNVNLKESLGWLAYIEAGIRKLPGRPVKASISIDGGPASAHRLRGIMSGNCGKLQGGVEIFPGARFDDGSFDLMTLAPSGTFGWMGVLAGLLSRGRSKDPSIQYFRGKKAEISLAKPQALQLDGDPLGDVSHVILTIDAGALLVRKFWP
- a CDS encoding SDR family oxidoreductase, which translates into the protein METIHQIVVVTGASGGIGRATAIAFGRRGATVALLARGQAGLDGAAAEVAAAGGTALTISVDMSDSAAVDAAADRVEKELGPIDVWVNVAFTSVFAPFTQIKPDEFARVTAVSYLGYVYGTMAALHRMGARNQGTIVQVGSALAYRGIPLQSAYCGAKHAIQGFNESLRCELLHEHSGIRTTMVQMPAVNTPQFSWVLSRLPKKAQPVPPIYQPEVAARAVVFAANHPRRREYWVGGSTAATLLANAVAPGLLDAYLGRTGYASQQTSETRPSDQPENLWEPEDANADFGTHGAFDARSTPRSAQLWASHHHGVLAVGAGVAVLGIAAATGILLGRQVRR
- a CDS encoding sugar porter family MFS transporter, with protein sequence MATSSSARPGHPSASSSSKSSKQGKVVGVTVAAALGGLLFGFDTSVINGAVNSIQATFALSPAVLGFTVAVTLIGCAIGAWFAGQLADVWGRKPVMVLSASLFVISSIGSGYAFAVWDLMLWRTIGGLAIGIASVIAPAYIGEIAPANRRGALSSLQQLAITLGIFIALLSDATFERSAGGAGDVLWWGLPAWRWMLLVGVLPALIYGALSLTIPESPQFLIRKGRDQDALRVIQHTTGSPNPPQRVEEIKETLENQRHSSYRDLRGPALGIQPVLWIGISMAAFQQLVGINAIFYYSTTLWQSVGFSQQDSFTTSVITATINVVLTFVAILFVDKVGRKKLLLVGSVGMFVGLVAAAVSFAQATGSGTSITLPSPWGAVALVGANLFVIFFAATWGPVMWVVLGEIFPNKMRGLALGIATAFNWVFNFLVTLLFPILSQAVGLGFVYAGFALFAALSYWFVKSLLPEIKGLELEDKNKLLRHS